From the Quercus lobata isolate SW786 chromosome 6, ValleyOak3.0 Primary Assembly, whole genome shotgun sequence genome, one window contains:
- the LOC115995356 gene encoding chaperonin CPN60-2, mitochondrial: MYRFASSLASKARLARNTTQQIGSRLSSSRNYAAKDIRFGVEARALMLKGVEELADAVKVTMGPKGRNVVIEQSWGAPKVTKDGVTVAKSIEFKDKVKNIGASLVKQVASATNDAAGDGTTCATVLTRAIFTEGCKSVAAGMNAMDLRRGISMAVDSVVNHLKSSARKISKSDEIAQVGTISANGEREIGELIARAMERVGKEGVITIQDGKTLYNELEVVEGMKLERGYISPYFITNQKNQKCELEDPLILIHEKKISSLNAIIKVLELALKRQRPLLIVSEDVESEALATLILNKLRAGIKVCAIKAPGFGENRKSNLQDLAILTGGELITEELGMNLEKVDLDMLGSCKKVTISKDDTVILDGAGDKKALEERCEQIRSAIENSTSDYDKEKLQERLGKLSGGVAVLKIGGASETEVSEKKDRVTDALNATKAAVEEGIVPGGGVALLYASKELEKLETANFDQKIGVQIIQNALKTPVYTIACNAGVEGAVVVGKLLEENDPDKGYDAAKGEYVDMVKAGIIDPVKVIRTALVDAASVSSLMTTTEAIVTEIPKDDKEAPAMGGGMGGMGGMDY; encoded by the exons ATGTACCGCTTTGCCTCAAGTCTCGCCTCTAAAGCTCG GCTTGCTAGGAACACAACCCAGCAG ATTGGTAGTAGATTGAGTTCTAGTAGAAACTATGCCGCCAAAGATATAAGATTTGGGGTGGAGGCCCGGGCTCTGATGCTAAAGGGTGTGGAGGAGCTTGCTGATGCTGTTAAGGTCACCATGGGTCCTAAG GGACGTAATGTGGTAATCGAACAAAGTTGGGGTGCCCCAAAAGTGACAAAAGATGGTGTCACTGTAGCAAAGAGCATTGAATTCAAGGACAAAGTCAAGAATATTGGTGCTAGCCTTGTGAAGCAGGTTGCAAGTGCCACCAATGATGCAGCAGGGGATG GGACCACGTGTGCCACAGTACTTACACGGGCAATATTTACCGAAGGGTGCAAATCCGTTGCCGCAGGGATGAATGCAATGGACCTAAGACGTGGTATTAGCATGGCGGTTGATTCTGTTGTTAATCATTTGAAGAGTAGTGCACGAAAGATCAGCAAAAGTGACGAAATAGCACAG GTTGGGACAATATCTgcaaatggagagagagaaattggtGAGTTGATTGCAAGGGCAATGGAGAGAGTTGGCAAAGAGGGAGTAATCACAATTCAA GATGGAAAAACATTGTACAATGAGTTGGAAGTTGTTGAGGGCATGAAGCTTGAACGGGGTTACATATCCCCTTACTTCATTACTAACCAGAAAAACCAGAAATGT GAACTGGAAGACCCTCTCATTCTAATCCATGAGAAGAAAATCTCAAGTTTAAATGCCATCATTAAAGTATTAGAACTGGCTTTGAAG AGACAAAGGCCATTACTAATTGTTTCAGAAGACGTGGAAAGTGAGGCTTTGGCAACTCTCATTCTCAATAAGCTTCGTGCTGGAATCAAG GTTTGTGCTATCAAAGCCCCTGGTTTTGGTGAAAACAGGAAGTCCAATCTGCAGGATCTTGCCATTCTTACAGGAGGCGAA CTTATTACTGAAGAGCTTGGCATGAATCTTGAAAAAGTGGATCTGGATATGCTTGGCTCATGCAAAAAG GTTACAATATCAAAGGATGACACTGTTATTCTTGATGGTGCTGGGGACAAGAAGGCTCTTGAGGAAAGATGTGAACAG atcCGGTCCGCAATTGAAAATAGCACTTCTGATTATGACAAAGAAAAGTTACAAGAGAGATTGGGAAAGCTTTCTGGTGGTGTAGCAGTTTTGAAG ATTGGAGGAGCTAGTGAAACTGAAGTTAGTGAGAAGAAGGATAGAGTGACCGATGCCTTAAATGCCACAAAGGCAGCTGTTGAAGAGGGTATAGTGCCAG GTGGTGGCGTTGCTCTTCTTTATGCATCAAAAGAGTTGGAGAAGCTGGAAACTGCCAACTTTGATCAGAAGATTGGTGTTCAGATTATTCAGAATGCTTTGAAG ACACCTGTGTACACAATTGCTTGTAATGCTGGAGTTGAGGGGGCTGTTGTTGTTGGTAAGCTGTTGGAAGAAAATGACCCTGACAAAGGATATGATGCAGCCAAAG GTGAATATGTTGATATGGTCAAAGCGGGAATAATTGATCCAGTGAAAGTGATTAGAACTGCTTTGGTTGATGCTGCAAG TGTATCATCTTTGATGACGACCACTGAAGCTATTGTGACTGAAATACCCAAGGATGATAAAGAAGCTCCGGCGATGGGAGGTGGCATGGGTGGCATGGGTGGCATGGATTATTGA